The following proteins are encoded in a genomic region of Debaryomyces hansenii CBS767 chromosome G complete sequence:
- a CDS encoding DEHA2G12958p (similar to CA4408|CaCTA6.3 Candida albicans CTA6.3), whose product MGTRDSTFSYVHLDDPNQVIYMEKWEDDPIPFNDIDTQSLIEATTTLFPQYLLEEEEDSGLPISSSTFGTKVYKNRKLLKDKAWSDLAIFDKFMDESSSLHKQKDKTILKSVYTKSSNNAYESVDDPEEFTIAEFLSNGYNPSDTMDILSPPDMVNDSIMGNNAGDISINSTSDLLVPGNNTFSMNIRTNSGNNSNHQNAVMQTPRIGRSRQPSTDKIFQTPVTRIMR is encoded by the coding sequence ATGGGTACGAGGGATTCTACGTTCTCGTACGTACATCTAGATGATCCAAACCAGGTGATTTATATGGAAAAATGGGAAGATGATCCTATACCTTTCAATGATATCGATACACAGTCACTAATAGAGGCAACAACAACATTGTTCCCCCAATACTTactagaagaagaagaagatagtGGTTTACCAATAAGCTCTTCAACGTTTGGTACAAAGGTATATAAAAATAGGAAACTTTTAAAAGATAAGGCTTGGAGTGATTTGgcaatatttgataaattcatGGACGAATCAAGTTCGTTGCACAAGCAAAAAGATAAAACTATATTGAAATCTGTTTATACCAAACTGTCTAATAATGCATATGAATCAGTAGATGATCCAGAAGAGTTTACTATTGCAGAATTTTTATCTAATGGATATAATCCTAGTGATACAATGGATATACTTTCACCACCTGATATGGTCAATGATAGTATAATGGGGAATAACGCAGGCGAtatttcaatcaattctaCATCTGATTTGTTGGTACCAGGAAATAATACATTCTCGATGAATATAAGAACGAATTCTGGAAATAATTCGAATCATCAGAATGCTGTGATGCAAACTCCTAGAATTGGAAGATCGAGGCAGCCATCCACTGACAAGATTTTTCAGACACCTGTAACAAGAATAATGAGATAG
- a CDS encoding DEHA2G12980p (highly similar to uniprot|P04051 Saccharomyces cerevisiae YOR116c RPO31 RNA polymerase III subunit C160) — MKEVVVDVAPKCIKGIEFGALSAKDIIAQSEVEVHTRDLYDLEKGRIPKDGGALDTKMGISSNANECATCHGNLASCHGHFGHIKLALPVFHVGYFKATIQVLQCICKNCSAVLLDEQTKRSFLNDLRRPHIDNLRRMKILKKLLEQCKKQRRCLNCNHVNGVVKKAASGAGPAALKIVHDTFRWIGKKATPEKDLWDKEFDEVFSRNPELEKFVKRIHDDLNPLKVLNLFKQISPSDCELLGIDSARGGRPEMYIWRYLPAPPVCIRPSVMMDAQSNEDDLTIKLTEIVWTSSLIKAGIEKGISINNLMEQWDYLQLSVAMYINSDSANPALLPSSGGGSKSSKPIRGFCQRLKGKQGRFRGNLSGKRVDFSGRTVISPDPNLKIDEVAVPDRVAKVLTYPEKCTRYNRKKLQKLILSGPNVHPGANYLLKQNESAKRNLRFGDRVKLAKNLHIGDVVERHIEDGDIVLFNRQPSLHRLSILSHYAKIRPWRTFRLNECVCTPYNADFDGDEMNIHVPQTEEARAEAINLMGVKNNLLTPKSGEPIIAATQDFITGSYLVSHKDSFFDRASLVQLLCMMSDADIQFDIPPPAIFKPVMLWTGKQVFSLLIKPNKKSNVVINLDAKNKTYTPPAKGFPNEMSPNDGFVIIRGSQILSGVMDKSTLGDGKKHSVFYTILRDYGPDEAANAMNRMAKLCARYLGNRGFSIGINDVIPGSDLKQKKELMVEQAYLKCDELIDLYNRGNLETQPGCNEEQTLEAKIGGLLSKVREEVGEICINELDSANAPLIMATCGSKGSTLNVSQMVAVVGQQIISGNRVPDGFQDRSLPHFTKNSKTPQSKGFVRNSFFSGLTPPEFLFHSISGREGLVDTAVKTAETGYMSRRLMKSLDDLSAQYDHTVRNSSNGIVQFTYGGDGLDPFDMEGDARPVNFVRQWDHAYNITFDIEDKGLLPYQIIELVDSILHPLEDRLVRYDNVGKIIPLEDSDKIEYIDQNDAEREFYQSIREFTTNKATKLAEIREKKMLKPFLTEPAEDFIRLDESDESLVAINQLSKVSANSINKFLEQCIYKYSRAKVEPGTAVGAIGAQSIGEPGTQMTLKTFHFAGVASMNVTLGVPRIKEIINASKVISTPIINSVLVNDDDEIAARVVKGRVEKTLLEDVAYFIEDVYKNNMAYLSIKIDLNTIEKLQLELNIESIAHSIANAPKLKILAGDVSVTGKDRINVLVTLREPKSINLMKNASADYKGTDASIVNSLFFRMQHLKRALPRICIKGLPDISRAVINIRDDGKKELLVEGYGLKEVMSTDGVVGTKTSTNHILEVFQVLGIEAARASIIGEIDYTMSKHGMSVDPRHIQLLGDVMTYKGEVLGITRFGLSKMRDSVLQLASFEKTTDHLFDASFYMKNDKIEGVSECIILGQTMNIGTGAFKLVNSFDVDKKALEMKPTLFEGMCEVSATA; from the coding sequence ATGAAGGAGGTCGTAGTTGATGTTGCTCCTAAGTGCATCAAGGGAATTGAATTCGGAGCTCTATCCGCTAAAGATATCATTGCACAGTCAGAAGTTGAGGTTCACACCAGAGATTTGtatgatttagaaaaagGTAGAATACCGAAGGATGGGGGGGCTTTGGATACCAAGATGggtatttcttctaatgcCAACGAATGTGCTACCTGTCATGGTAACTTGGCGTCGTGTCACGGGCATTTTGGACACATTAAATTAGCATTACCTGTGTTCCATGTCGGGTACTTCAAGGCGACGATCCAGGTGTTACAATGCATTTGTAAGAACTGTTCAGCTGTTCTATTGGATGAGCAGACTAAGAGAAGTTTTTTGAACGACTTGAGAAGACCACACATCGATAATTTGAGaagaatgaagatattgaagaagttgttAGAACAATGTAAGAAGCAAAGAAGATGCTTGAACTGTAATCATGTTAATGGTGTGGTCAAGAAGGCTGCGAGCGGAGCGGGCCCAGCGGCGTTGAAGATCGTACATGATACTTTCAGATGGATAGGTAAGAAAGCAACCCCTGAAAAAGACCTCTGGGACAAGGAATTTGATGAGGTTTTCCTGAGAAATCCtgaattagaaaagttTGTCAAAAGAATCCATGATGATTTAAACCCTTTGAAAGTATTGAACTTGTTTAAACAGATATCTCCGTCCGATTGTGAGTTACTAGGTATTGATTCTGCAAGAGGAGGTAGACCGGAAATGTATATCTGGAGATATTTGCCTGCACCACCTGTCTGTATTAGACCTTCAGTCATGATGGATGCCCAGTcgaatgaagatgatttaaCAATCAAATTAACAGAAATAGTTTGGACATCGTCGTTAATTAAAGCTGGTATTGAGAAGGGTATTTCAATTAACAATTTAATGGAGCAATGGGACTATTTACAATTGTCAGTTGCTATGTATATTAATTCTGATTCAGCTAACCCTGCATTGTTACCTTCCTCAGGGGGTGgttcaaaatcatcaaagCCAATCAGAGGTTTCTGTCAAAGATTGAAAGGTAAACAGGGTCGTTTTAGAGGTAATTTATCGGGTAAGAGAGTTGATTTCTCCGGTAGAACAGTCATTTCTCCGGAtccaaatttaaaaattgatgaagttgCTGTCCCTGATAGAGTAGCGAAAGTTTTGACATATCCTGAGAAGTGTACTCGTTATAATCGTAAgaagttgcaaaaattaattttgagTGGTCCAAATGTTCATCCTGGTGCTAATTATCTTTTGAAACAGAACGAACTGGCAAAGAGAAACTTGAGATTTGGTGATCGTGTTAAATTAGCTAAAAACTTGCATATAGGTGATGTTGTGGAAAGACATATCGAAGATGGAgatattgttttattcAATAGACAACCTTCCTTACATAGATTGTCCATTTTATCGCATTACGCAAAAATCAGACCGTGGAGAACGTTCCGTCTTAATGAATGTGTGTGTACTCCTTATAATGCTGATTTTGATGGTGATGAAATGAATATTCATGTCCCTCAAACTGAAGAGGCCAGAGCAGAAGCAATTAATTTGATGGGtgttaaaaataatttattgacCCCTAAATCTGGTGAACCAATCATTGCTGCAACACAGGATTTTATTACAGGATCCTATTTGGTCTCTCACAAGGATTCCTTTTTCGATAGAGCTTCCTTAGTTCAACTTTTATGTATGATGTCAGATGCagatattcaatttgacATTCCTCCACCTGCTATCTTTAAACCAGTTATGTTATGGACCGGTAAACAAGTTTTTTCCTTGTTAATTAAACCTAATAAGAAATCCAACGTTGTTATTAACTTGGACGCAAAGAATAAAACGTATACACCTCCTGCTAAAGGCTTCCCTAATGAAATGTCGCCAAATGATGGGTTTGTTATTATAAGAGGCTCACAGATTTTGAGTGGTGTCATGGATAAGTCGACTTTAGGTGACGGTAAGAAGCATTCAGTTTTCTATACCATATTGAGAGATTATGGCCCGGACGAAGCGGCGAATGCCATGAATCGTATGGCTAAGCTTTGTGCCAGATATTTGGGTAATAGAGGATTTTCGATTGGTATTAATGATGTCATCCCTGGTTCTGATTTAAAGCAGAAGAAGGAATTAATGGTTGAACAAGCTTATCTTAAGTgtgatgaattaattgatttgtATAACAGAGGAAATTTAGAGACTCAACCCGGGTGTAATGAGGAGCAAACTTTGGAGGCAAAGATTGGTGGTCTATTGTCTAAGGTTAGAGAAGAAGTCGGGGAAATTTGTATCAATGAATTGGATTCCGCTAATGCACCATTGATTATGGCAACTTGTGGTTCTAAAGGTTCTACATTAAACGTTTCTCAAATGGTGGCTGTTGTTGGTCAACAAATTATTTCTGGTAACCGTGTTCCTGATGGATTTCAGGATAGATCTTTACCTCATTTTACGAAAAATTCTAAAACTCCTCAATCTAAGGGTTTCGTGAGAAATTCATTCTTCAGTGGTTTAACCCCTCCTGAGTTTTTATTCCATTCTATTTCGGGTAGAGAAGGTTTAGTTGATACTGCTGTCAAGACAGCAGAAACTGGTTATATGTCAAGAAGATTGATGAAATCTTTGGATGACTTATCAGCACAATATGATCATACTGTTCgtaattcttcaaatggTATTGTTCAATTTACATATGGTGGTGATGGCTTAGATCCGTTTGATATGGAGGGTGATGCGAGACCAGTCAACTTTGTTCGTCAATGGGATCATGCATATAACATTACTTTTGACATTGAAGATAAAGGGTTGTTACcatatcaaattattgaattggTGGATTCTATTTTGCATCCGTTAGAAGATAGATTGGTGAGGTATGACAATGTTGGTAAAATTATCCCATTAGAGGATAgtgataaaattgaatatattgatCAGAATGATGCTGAAAGAGAATTCTACCAATCCATCAGAGAATTTACAACTAATAAGGCTACAAAATTAGCAGAAATTagagaaaagaaaatgttAAAGCCATTCTTGACTGAACCTGCAGAAGACTTCATTAGGCTTGACGAAAGTGATGAAAGTTTGGTTGCCATTAATCAATTATCGAAGGTTTCAGCAAACTCAATCAACAAGTTTTTGGAGCAATGTATTTACAAATACTCAAGGGCTAAGGTTGAGCCTGGTACAGCTGTTGGTGCTATTGGTGCACAATCTATTGGTGAACCAGGTACGCAAATGACGTTAAAGACTTTCCATTTTGCAGGTGTTGCGTCCATGAATGTTACTTTAGGTGTGCCTCgtattaaagaaattatcaatgCATCCAAAGTTATTTCGACTCCAATTATCAATTCCGTTTTAGtcaatgatgatgatgaaatagcTGCCCGTGTCGTAAAAGGTAGAGTTGAAAAGACTTTATTAGAAGACGTTGCTTACTTCATTGAAGATGTCtataagaataatatgGCATACTTATCCATTAAAATAGATTTAAatacaattgaaaaattgcaattgGAATTGAACATTGAAAGTATTGCTCATTCCATTGCTAATGCACCAAAGTTAAAGATTTTGGCTGGTGATGTCTCAGTTACTGGTAAGGACAGAATTAACGTATTAGTGACCTTGAGAGAACCTAAATCAATCAACTTGATGAAGAACGCTTCTGCTGATTATAAGGGAACTGATGCATCGATTGTAAATTCATTGTTCTTCAGAATGCAACATTTGAAGAGAGCATTACCTAGAATTTGTATTAAGGGTTTACCGGATATTTCTCGTGCAGTTATTAATATCAGGGATGATGGtaagaaagaattattagttGAAGGTTACGGTTTGAAGGAGGTTATGAGTACCGACGGTGTGGTAGGTACCAAAACTTCGACTAACCATATTCTTGAGGTATTCCAAGTGTTGGGTATCGAAGCCGCCAGAGCTTCCATTATTGGTGAAATTGACTATACTATGAGTAAGCATGGTATGAGTGTTGATCCCCgtcatattcaattattagGTGATGTCATGACATACAAGGGTGAGGTATTGGGTATTACAAGATTCGGTTTGAGTAAGATGAGGGATTCCGTTTTACAATTGGCATCTTTCGAAAAGACTACTGATCATTTGTTCGATGCCTCCTTCTACATGAAGAACgataaaattgaaggtGTTTCAGAATGTATTATTCTTGGACAAACCATGAATATTGGTACTGGTGCGTTTAAGTTAGTAAATTCCTTCGACGTAGATAAGAAAGCTTTGGAAATGAAACCTACCTTGTTTGAAGGTATGTGTGAAGTTTCGGCTACAGCATGA
- a CDS encoding DEHA2G13002p (similar to uniprot|O94742 Saccharomyces cerevisiae YDR363wa SEM1 component of the lid subcomplex of the regulatory subunit of the 26S proteasome) — protein sequence MSKQEVKNTNLPTKDEDEKKVIKTLEEDDEFEDFPEDTKWSNEPNPQINPTNLWQEDWDDDDNQDEFSQRLREELKKAQKPNA from the coding sequence ATGTCAAAACAAGAAGTCAAAAACACCAATTTACCAACCAAGGACGAGGACGAAAAGAAAGTCATCAAGACtttagaagaagacgatgaATTCGAAGACTTTCCTGAAGACACTAAGTGGTCCAATGAACCAAACCCACAGATCAATCCAACAAATTTATGGCAAGAAGATTgggatgatgatgacaaCCAAGACGAGTTCTCGCAAAGGTTaagagaagaattgaagaaggcACAAAAACCAAATGCCTAG
- a CDS encoding DEHA2G12936p (weakly similar to uniprot|P25386 Saccharomyces cerevisiae YDL058w USO1 protein involved in intracellular transport) → MSLFSGKNLLGTPHRVSNGSNKNKLEFTPIGVSKSRNNGNIGGYDMSPPRSKSRSTYAARQPLNEHKINQSFNESSFDNTLDNFNTTIHSFSKPPISSKNTASSIPPKLYPERNHLLSNGMNSIKEQQSENHKLETENYNLKIKLATLTRFFDQTPEEQRELVTQNIDLKQQLMESARDIKQLKETITDLQYSSNKENAGFSAQSIEEVRSEYKQLLSDREAKLSEYERQIMSMQDEMASKSSNSHVSDELLDKLEYLQSDNQSLRRQIDSLKITISQLEHDNDAVGNNFDDIHEQLDNKNVQIRDLQTDLSNWKDKYEYLNSEYKGSTHSNNDNISQSKQEIMHLNSKIKDLEYKYMNAKNMLEQKDDDLNKMMSSVHDDKTIVDKLDRKVDSLTRELKEKDKEEYNLRSQIKALLDQRTSNKDNDYKFYESEIESLKLKETRVSEQNNKLRIEISELQDQLYQINTNSNSHDQRLKKLQEQKNELQDKLTYYENEYEILEKAFNNAELECDSLKSQQLKADEKIINLENENQLLSKQLKSNSSKSNNSALLELENFNRKQLETERRQLIEEVDSLKFDLKRVTNELEFTKNNKPVDFNNQYLDSEYQKLLMEKNKLQFTADDNEIKFRELDSKCRKLQTIIDDKESIIEDLEARVREVDRNNKLKFLVEDDEKTELLKAKSNNESKMRLLQLENENLQKEFETQINFYKNKLEILLQRQEEDIYNNNNHNKRNYENQSSSIVLLLEKQLEDSQALRNEISQKLSEQIATSDDFKWKYEKLQKDNEQLVELSNALDKNEKYVKLENSQLEMRMKTLTQELNNTTRHCSKLANKVKELKQREMINDKYKSDNNEWNKSHLTSKCRDLQVHNSYLQDKLDNINSRFASTHISSPSDNKKVKLLENELHYYKAKLYDINLRSNDLGVMYQFVMNAIKNSNRLIKNDIIKLTQCGIYPDYASMSLQKLQKGNKLSFKALSKFVLAMVRIRRRSEKAEQRKIRLFELKNEIETDKITLLV, encoded by the coding sequence ATGAGTTTATTTTCCGGAAAGAATTTGTTAGGAACTCCCCATCGAGTGTCCAACGGGTCTAACAAGAATAAACTTGAGTTTACACCTATAGGCGTTTCAAAAAGCCGAAACAATGGAAATATAGGAGGGTATGATATGTCACCGCCAAGGTCTAAGTCAAGGTCTACATATGCAGCAAGGCAACCGTTAAACGAACATAAAATAAACCAGTCGTTTAACGAGTCGAGTTTTGATAATACGCTAGATAACTTCAACACGACTATCCATTCGTTCCTGAAGCCACCTATTTCGAGTAAGAATACGGCACTGTCCATACCGCCTAAGTTATATCCCGAGCGGAATCACCTTTTGAGTAATGggatgaattcaattaaaGAACAACAGCTGGAAAACCACAAGCTTGAAACAGAAAACtacaatttgaaaattaagTTGGCCACACTCACACGATTCTTTGATCAAACGCCAGAAGAGCAACGTGAATTGGTCACACAGAACATCGATTTGAAGCAACAGCTCATGGAGTCCGCAAGAGATATAAAACAGTTGAAAGAAACGATAACAGATTTACAATATCTGTCCAACAAGGAGAATGCAGGATTTTCAGCGCAAAGCATAGAAGAAGTAAGACTGGAATATAAGCAACTTTTGAGTGATAGGGAAGCAAAGTTGTCCGAATATGAAAGACAGATTATGTCCATGCAAGACGAGATGGCTTCTAAAAGTAGTAACAGCCATGTTTCTGACGAGTTGTTGGATAAACTTGAGTATTTGCAACTGGATAACCAATCGTTAAGACGACAGATTGACTCATTAAAAATCACGATTAGTCAACTAGAGCACGACAATGATGCTGTGGGCAATAACTTTGATGATATTCACGAACAATTGGATAATAAGAATGTCCAGATTCGAGATTTGCAAACTGATTTATCAAACTGGAAGgataaatatgaatatttgaattctgAATACAAGGGATCTACacattcaaataatgataacatTAGCCAATCGAAACAGGaaataatgcatttaaattcaaagataaaagatcttgaatataaatatatgaacGCCAAGAATATGTTAGAACAGaaggatgatgatttaaataagaTGATGAGCAGTGTACATGATGATAAAACTATTGTCGATAAACTTGATAGGAAAGTTGATTCATTAACAAGagaattgaaagagaaagacAAGGAAGAGTATAATTTGAGAAGCCAGATCAAAGCCTTACTTGATCAGAGGACATCTAACaaagataatgattataaattttatgAATCAGAAATCGAATCTTTAAAACTTAAAGAGACGAGGGTTTCAGAACAGAATAACAAATTAAGAATCGAGATATCTGAGTTGCAAGATCAGCTTTACCAAATTAATACCAATTCGAACAGCCATGATCAAAGATTAAAAAAGCTTCAGGAGCAGAAAAATGAACTTCAAGACAAGCTTACATATTATGAGAATGAATACGAAATTCTAGAAAAAGCCTTTAATAATGCTGAGTTGGAGTGTGATTCTCTTAAAAGCCAACAATTAAAAGctgatgaaaaaattatcaacttagaaaatgaaaatcaattattgctgaaacaattgaagaGTAATTCTTCCAAACTGAATAATTCAGCATTACTTGAGTTGGAAAACTTCAATAGAAAACAACTTGAAACTGAAAGAAGGCAGTTGATCGAAGAAGttgattctttgaaatttgacTTGAAAAGAGTTacaaatgaattagaatttacgaaaaataataaaccaGTCGATTTTAACAATCAATACTTGGACTCTGAATATCAAAAACTACTCAtggaaaagaataaattacAGTTTACAgctgatgataatgaaattaagtTTAGAGAATTAGATTCAAAGTGTAGAAAGCTTCAAActattattgatgataaagAGTCtataattgaagatttggagGCTAGAGTTAGAGAGGTTGACCGTAATAATAAGTTGAAATTTCTCgttgaagatgacgaaAAAACCGAGTTACTAAAAGCTAagtcaaataatgaatcaaagaTGAGACTATTGCAACTTGAGAATGAAAATCTACAGAAAGAATTTGAGActcaaattaatttctaTAAGAACAAACTAGAGATTTTATTGCAACGCCAAGAGGAAGacatatataataataacaaccacaacaaaagaaattatGAGAATCAATCTTCATCTATTGTTTTATTACTTGAAaaacaattagaagattCTCAAGCTTTACgaaatgaaatttctcaGAAACTTAGTGAGCAAATAGCTACAAGCGATGACTTTAAATGGAAGTATGAAAAACTACAAAAAGACAATGAACAACTAGTTGAACTTAGCAATGCGCTTGacaagaatgaaaaatatgttaaattagaaaataGCCAGCTTGAAATGAGGATGAAAACGCTAACacaagaattgaataataccACAAGACATTGCTCTAAGCTAGCTAACAAAGTAAAGGAACTCAAGCAACGAGAAAtgattaatgataaatataaatctgataataatgaatggAACAAATCTCATTTAACAAGCAAATGCCGTGACTTACAAGTACACAATTCATATTTACAAGATAAATTAGacaatattaattcaagatttgcGTCAACCCATATTTCCTCTCCTTCAGATAATAAAAAAGTTAAACTTTTAGAGAATGAATTACATTACTATAAGGCAAAACTATACGATATAAATTTGAGGTCTAATGATTTAGGAGTCATGTATCAATTTGTTATGAATGCAAtaaaaaattctaatagGTTAATTAAGAATgatattataaaattgaCTCAGTGCGGTATCTATCCAGATTATGCCTCGATGAGTTTGcaaaaattacaaaagGGCAATAAACTATCGTTCAAAGCTTTGTCGAAATTTGTGCTAGCTATGGTCAGGATTAGAAGACGATCAGAAAAAGCTGAACAGAGAAAAATTAGACTATTTGAACTAAAGAATGAAATAGAAACAGACAAGATCACCTTACTTGTGTGA
- a CDS encoding DEHA2G12914p (similar to uniprot|P07285 Saccharomyces cerevisiae YDR354w TRP4 anthranilate phosphoribosyl transferase) — translation MTTNSKNILTPYIKSLFLEPPNLTANDLAMVLKCIFKGIPSDIQTASFLTALRMRGLDHEPDFIAAAVRTILEFSNIIPSDLVDSRGYIDIVGTGGDGQNTFNVSTSSAIVAAGMGLPVCKHGGKASTSTSGSGDLLNCLGVELMKVTSQTVPAIVKKTNFCFLFAPAFHPGMQQVAAIRGQLGVPTIFNILGPLINPIPIRARILGVYSEKLGESYAQAAAKLASESDVHNKTMVVFGDIGLDEISPIGITKCWLIDEHGKITRKTISPKDFNLPENEISKVKSGTSKENAEILLHILRQDHPDFKINSNDIPNHPIVDYILLNSAALAVVAGLTESWVEGVEIAKKSILSGAAMSCLDNFKEAIKDM, via the coding sequence ATGACTACCAATAGTAAGAACATTTTGACGCCATATATCAAGTCGTTATTTTTAGAACCGCCAAATCTAACTGCAAATGATTTGGCCATGGTGCTAAAATGTATATTTAAAGGTATACCTTCAGATATTCAGACTGCATCATTTTTGACGGCATTAAGAATGAGAGGATTGGACCATGAACCCGATTTTATTGCAGCAGCCGTTAGAACTATACTAGAGTTTTCGAACATCATACCATCCGATTTAGTGGATTCGAGAGGATACATAGATATAGTGGGTACCGGAGGTGACGGTCAGAATACGTTCAATGTGTCCACATCATCGGCCATCGTGGCTGCGGGTATGGGGTTGCCTGTGTGTAAGCACGGGGGTAAGGCATCGACTTCTACATCGGGTTCTGGTGACTTGTTGAATTGCTTGGGTGTTGAATTGATGAAGGTTACCAGCCAAACGGTTCCTGCCATCGTGAAGAAAACGAACTTCTGCTTTTTGTTTGCCCCAGCATTCCACCCTGGGATGCAACAAGTAGCAGCAATAAGAGGCCAATTGGGTGTTCCAaccatttttaatattttagGTCCATTGATTAACCCAATTCCGATCAGAGCAAGAATATTAGGTGTTTACAGTGAAAAACTAGGTGAGTCATATGCACAAGCGGCAGCCAAATTGGCATCAGAAAGCGATGTTCACAACAAAACTATGGTTGTATTTGGTGACATTGGTCTTGATGAAATCTCGCCTATTGGTATAACAAAGTGTTGGTTGATCGACGAACATGGCAAGATCACCAGGAAGACCATTTCTCCAAAGGATTTCAACTTACCAGAAAACGAAATCAGCAAGGTTAAATCTGGAACCTCCAAAGAAAATGCTGAGATATTGTTGCATATTTTACGTCAAGACCACCCtgacttcaaaatcaattcgAATGACATACCAAACCACCCGATTGTTGACTACATCTTATTAAACAGTGCAGCATTAGCAGTAGTAGCTGGTCTTACTGAATCGTGGGTTGAAGGTGTTGAGATTGCAAAGAAATCCATTCTCAGTGGTGCTGCCATGAGTTGTTTAGACAACTTCAAAGAAGCTATAAAGGATATGTAA